Part of the Nicotiana sylvestris chromosome 2, ASM39365v2, whole genome shotgun sequence genome, GAAGAAACTTGCTTTCTAATCGATTCTCTAtcagtgtaaaaagatagttcagtAGGGACAATTTCATCTACCAAAGGATCACGAATGGGTTTATTAGAATCTTTACTTCTAGATGAAGGTCTATGAGAAAGAGAACCCCTAGTTATAGAGGGAGGAGTCAGAGATAAAAAAGTACCCCGTATAGATGAACACCCTAAATTACGAAGTCTTCCTCCTCTTCTGCTTCTAACAGGAGCAAGAGGAAGATCATCAACAATGGGGACTCTTTGAGGATTAGGGTTTGAAAAAAACATGGCAGTACGAGGACGAAGAAAACAAGAGTGAATATTCTAAGATATGAAACTTTTTATGAGAAAGACAAAGATAAAAGCTATATTTATACTTAGAAGTAACCGTCAAAGAAAAGGTGTAATGATGGAAACGTCATGATGGAGACTGTCGCTTCGTAATTGATGAAGCCGCAAAAAAGCCCTAAAAGACGCTGAAAAGTTGCAGAACCAATCATAATACGCCACACGTTACGAGCATTAAATAGAAGTGACATATGAAGCGTCAGTTCCAGAGAAGGTATAATGGCGACAAAAATTCTCACTTTaatgagatccacttcccaaatattctattgatgaataaatggcaagtgaggggactatctatattgGAAAAATTCAAGTTCATGTATCAAATTAATTATGCGGTGACATGTCTTGACACATGGATTGGTAAAAAAATGACAGTTGGTGAAGAATAGTTGAAGAGGCACGAGCAAATATCCAAGAAAGCCAGAAGGGATAGGTGCTCGAACCTCTTGATATTCTGAAGAGGCAGCAGAAGAATGAACCTAAATAACAAAAGGGGTATGGATACATATTATTGGTAATTAATAGGCTTTAATTACGGGAAACGTTATAGAATCTGTATTGAATCAGTTACGAACGTTAcattaaatgccattaattgACCATAATGACACCATTATAAAAGGAGAAAAACgtattacttagaaatagctataaaatgcgaggaatgaatatttgttagggcacgaaatactattggaatatactgatttactttgctttccaTTCAGCTATTATTTACTccaattatttcttttcctaCTTGATTATCAATAACTGGAGTTCTTCTAAAAATAAGCTTTGTCTGAAATTCTAATTTTTCTTAAACACTTAGACTCCTCGTCCTTGCCATTGTCTAGTACTGACTCATGTCCTATATTCACCTTCACTATTAAGCCATCAATTTCAATCTCTGATTCTGCTCATCCCATGATTACTCGATCTAAGAGTGGTGCGGTTAAACCAAATCTTAAGTATGCTCTTAATTCTATGTCTTTGACTAATTTGCCTATTGAGCCTACTTGTCATAGCTCTGCAGCTAAGGATGCTAGATGGCGAAGTGCTATGGCAGAAGAGTTCAATGCCCTACTTGCAAACTAGACGCGATCTCTTGTTCCTCGTCCATTTGGTGTTAGTGATGTTGGCTGCAAATGGGTCTATCGAGTTAAGCAGAAGTCTacagaaaaaaaattaaagtgcACAACAATAGCTTTGAGTTTgcgttaaaataattaaatattgaaaaaaTGCATAAATAAACACTCAAACTTAACCTAATTATCAGTTTAACACTTAAACTTACCTAATGGTCAAGTTGATACCTCAAGTAGCCATAAATGTACCTCATGCACATATCAGTCCGACAGACCTCTACGTGTGCTTCAAGCACGAGTGATGTAGTAAAGTAACAAATAACAAAGTGACACGTGtaagtttttataaaaaatagaaagaaaattaTGCATTTAACTAGAAAAAAATAGAAGATCCCCTCACAACAATCGCTTGGTAGACTTTGTACACCACTTtctttaataataaaattatatttaGAGTTAACTTACAATTATTGTGATTGTAAATATTAGAATATATTATAACCCTAAAAAAAAATGGGTTCATCAATAATTATTAGGAAATATCATTTCTCGTAAATACCTTTGTTACCAAAAACTAATTAGAAAAGATACAAGATATAGCTGGCATAATTCGTCATGTCACCTCTAAATAGGTAAGTTGCGTTGGAATTGATAAAGTTATATGGATTTCATAGCTTCATAAAATGAGTCGAAGTAGTGGTTGCAGTTGTCTCTTCAATTGACGATCTATTACTATATCTCAATTGCAAATGCCCATGCTTTGATTCGAAAGCCCTAGGCAATGATGAGTCCGTAGGAATTCAATGTCTGGTTTTATAGGGCCAGGAGAAGAGGGAATGTATTTTCGGGAGGAAACTTTTACATGGTATAACTAACATCGACTAGGTATTTACCATCCATAACTATAATTTGAAATAATTACAATACATAGCTAACACTTATATTTTATAGTAAATTTAATATTCACACACAATTTTCAAGTCTTTACCTCCTTCTAACAACCTTAAGAACCATCTTCTCTCCCAAAACCTCTTTGTCGCCGCTACTAGATCGCGGCCTCCGGGCGACTGTCTCCAAATGATCCCAAAATTTTATCATATATTTCTCTCATCCTTTTCTACATGAATCCACAAAACCATTTCTTTCAGTTCCTCATAGTACTTCGTAGATCTGAGAAAAACTAAGAAAAATCAAGATTTTATTTCTCAGATTCATTGAGTTATCACTTTTACCCCATGAAACATACATGAAAGGATATATCTTGTGCGGATCTATCTTTTGACATTATTATTCCGAAAATTCGATAGATTTTTTTTGGTGAGCCACAAGTTAAGCGCCAAAAAATACATTTAGTGCAAATATAATGTATTATTGTATGTATTCTCTATTTTAAGTGTAAATACAATGTATTTTTCTTTTGAGcatattttgtaattttatttctcaAATTTGGCGTCTCAGATTTGGCCGGATTCGagtgtattttttctttttaatgcaAATATAGTTGATAGAGCTTttttcattaaaattgtattcaTTGATACAACCATTATGTACGAACGAATATAGATGATATAGTTTTTCCATCAaaattttattcattatacatCCATTATGTGCGAACGAATACAACTGATGCAGCTTTCGTCAAAATTGTATTCATTGATACAACCATTATGCGCGAACGGATACAATTGATACAACTTTTCTATCAAAATTGTATTCATTCATACTACTTGGCAGCCGATGATATAACGCAATTTGAGTTTGGTTGTATGCATTTGACACAACAAAATTGATACATTAATTACAAATAGCAAACTATAGTTAAGTATGGTAATTAGGCTCTAAACTATAGTATTTATagaaaaatcttcatttttttcgCTTCCTTTCTGTACAGTTTGACCCGTCCTTATTGGGCTAGGTTAGGCTAGGGTATGTTAATTGGTCCATGAGCTCAAGTGCTCAAGCAACCCATATGTGCATGACCAAGCCTATTCATTTCTTACACATATAATCTAGAAATAACACAAGGTAGTCATTTTAGGTActttatttaaaatataattaGCTTTACAATATATTTTAAGTTTAATTAGGTGGATCAAATGTCTTATCGACTCTCACTTCATAGTTCATACCACGAGATAAAAAGTTCAACTTCCACAAAAAAATGTTAAGTTGTGAACTATCAAAGCTTAATTTCCACCCAAATATTTCAAACTATTTAATTTTGACAATTAGGTATGGAACTTGATTCTAAAAGTTAATTTAGTTATATTTTAAAAAGCGATCCTAAAAATGACTATTTATGCGCTTCGCCTAATTTTATAGGCAAAGATCATTTTTAGCTTGTGATCGGAACTATTTGCATTTGATAGCCgcaaaagtatataaaatttgtataattttttatgtataaaatataaaaaaatatactaTATAGTGTCATTTTACCAATTTTCGATGGATGAAATTCAAatatagtcagatttacaagtggtaattgaaaaatagccacagtttcaaaagtaatcgaattttagccacttttcatgtaaagataaatctgagcgaaagcATTGTTCGAAATTCGAAAAATATtacagtataatatactggtccagcataatatgctggaagttcatacacatgtgctccaatctccaatatattatgttggaagttcatacacaagtgcattGGTCTCCAGTTTATTGTGTTGGAACTTCAAAATAGTGaataatttttaataactttgcaaatgctggctatttttcaattatcagtccgaaaactggctagaccgtgctatttcaTCATTTTCTATCAATGGGGGTTCATCAATCTGGGCCTAAGCCCATTTGATATGACACTGCAGTAGCCCATTACCCGAAGCCACAAAAACCCTAGAACTATATCCCTTCATCGTAAGCCCTACACCTTATCCTTTTACCTCTCGCTCTTCTCCGCAGCTTCACAACTCCTTCAGATCACTGAAAATGGTGAATTTCTCTAAATTTTCTGTCATTCAACTTCTCTAGTTCACTTCTTCACATTTATGCATTTTTCATtactttgattttattttttgaaatttgaaaaatattGTTTGATTTTATTGTTTAGCCGTTCAAGAGGTTCGTTGAAATCGGAAGAGTTGCGCTCGTTAACTACGGGAAAGACTATGGGAAGCTTGTCGTCATTGTTGACGTCATCGACCAAAATAGGGTACATTTGATTACGTTTTCAGTTTTGTTACTTGATTTTAGCTGAATGTTTATGTTTAGAGTTTAAGTAGTCTGTTTAGAGACTTATTGTAGTTTAAATTTGTGATTTAGTGAACCTTGAGGTGCCTTTTTTTGGGAAGTTTGCAACAATTGAGTTTGCAGACtaatttttttttgagtttttgctAACGTATGTTTGTTTGAGCTGTTTTAAGATTTCCAACTCAGCTTCCAGTATGGATATGGAGGATTCATGTAGCTGACTCAAACTACTTTGGCTTTAGGTGTAGTTGACTGAATGATTGATTTAGCACggatgcaatttttgttgtttggaCTTTGGAATTATTCTGCTCATGTTTTTTGGGGCAAagttggattttattttttagcCTTTTTACTTTCTAGCTGTTTGAAAAAGGGGAGCCATGGAGCAAAAGTTGTGTCTATGTGACCTATAGGTTAGGGGTGTTTGCATCAGGGTAGGTCACACTTCTTTGGGTGCGGCCTTTCCCCGGACCCTCCTGCAAATGCAGGATGCTTTATGCACTAGGCTGCCCTTTTACTTTCTAGTTGCACACCTTGACTATTCCACTGGGTAACTGCCACCTCCCATTTACCCGCTATCTATGTCCACCTAGGCTTAGGTAGATGTGAAGAAGTCACCTAGCATTTTCTGTCACTGTTACTTGATTTGAACCTTGGTCTCCAAAGTTTTTACCCACTTCATTGACGGCTAGGCCACACCCTTGGATGCTATATCTTAGCTATTTATAAATGATAGGCTCAAGACTTATGATGGAATAGGGCAAACTGATATAGAAAATTCATATGGAGACCAAGATTTGAAGCTTGATCTCCAATGTTTTTACCCACATCATTGACGGTTAGGCCACACCCTTGGGTGCTACATcttagctatttttgaatgatatGCTCAAGACTTATGACGGAATAGGGTGAACTGATATAGAGGATTCATATGGTGTTTCCCAGCTATCTTGGGATTGAGTATAGTTGATAGCTTAATCGCTTGGTCTTAGCAAAGATGCAATTTTTATGGGGAACTGCTGGTGCCTAGTCACTGTCTTTGGGAACAATAGGTTAgatttgtcttttattttgtcagTTTTAATGAAGGATCTGTATATGGCCTATGATGGAATATGATAATATGCCGACATTGTCTGATCATATTAACTTGATTGAGCAATATTGTCTGAGGCCTTGTATTATGGATTCGAGAAGAGTAATATGTAACTGTGTAACTAGAAGCTCCTGCCTCCCTGACCATTTTATTATTGAATATCTGTCGTTGTTGCCAAAGCAGTTCAAGTGCATCCTTGTATCATTAAGTTCTGTCGATTTAATGAAAGTGAGTGTCATTGTTGTAATGATGTTGGCTCTGTTTTCTGTTACAACCTTGTACATTTACCATCCGGTAGTATAGCATATACGACTATGCTCCTTTTGGATTGAGGTGTGGATATTCCGGGAAGTGAAACTTTACTTTTCAAATATGAGAAAATCAAGAAAAGTGATGAACCTTTGCCTCTAAACGGCTGTTGAACTCTCCATTGATAGGTCCAGTGATTATATCTGTTACTGTGTTAATGTAAGAGCGAAATTTTGCTATGCGGGGCACGGTTTGGTACCCAAATGTGAAAATGCCTTTGTTTACTTGTCCTAAACTAGTTTTCTGATGAAGTTTTTTCATACCCCCAAAGGCACGTCTTATTTTCTTAAGGAACCATTCAGACATAGACTTCTTGCCTCTTTCTATTTTTTATGTTATTTCATGCTTACTCAATCTCAACAGTTAAAAGAAAAGTCTCAATTGCTTCTTGATTTGTTGAGTTTAGTTTTAATTTGGACAGATGGTAGCTGGTGCTTAATTGATAGATAAATTAACTTTGGAAAATATGATGAAAATATGAATATTATCTATCCTAATAATTTTGCTATCTCTTTAAATTGATAGGCTCTTGTTGATGCTCCTGACATGGTAAGGAGCCAGATAAACTTCAAGAGGCTTTCACTCACAGACATCAAAATCGACATCAAAAGGATTCCAAAGAAGAAGACCCTGGTTGCTGCTATGGAGGCTGCCGGTGAGTGGCTATATTTTCTCTTCTAGACAATATGGAGCAGATATTACTTTAGCAGTTCTTTGTCTATCCTATATGTTAGAAAAGTTTGTAAGGTTGACTATTTTCATTTGCTTTATGTCCTTCAGATGTGAAGAACAAGTGGGAGTCCAGTTCATGGGGAAGGAAGTTGATAGTGCAGAAGAGGAGGGCTTCACTCAACGATTTTGACAGGTTTAAGCTTATGTTGGCAAAAATCAAGGTACGATTGCATACGTATTCAAGTTAACTTCATCTAACTGCATTAGCCCACTCATACCAATAACTCAGTGGACTTCATGCGAAATATGGTTTACATGAAAGGGTTAAAAGAATGGTTTtcattaattgaaaaaaactaaATGCATATGccagccgagggtctttcggaaacatcctctctaccccttcgaggtaggggtaaggtctgcgtacacactacactccccagaccccgcttgtgggattttactgggtttgTTTATTAAACGCATATGCCAGGCTTGTGGTAGAATGTGTTTCTTACTTAGTCTCGTGCCAAGTATACTCCTGAAACAACATGCATGTTCTTGTGTAAACAATCCGAATATCACTTGGCTTACTTTTAATTGCATAAGTAATTTACCCTTGTGGGTTGTATCAATCTGATTCACTGGTGTTGATATTGCAGAGGGCTGGTGTCGTGAGACAGGAGCTTGCAAAGCTTAAAAAGGAGACAGTGGCTTAAGAACTTTCTGAGTAGCCACATTGGTTTAGAACAATTTTGGAAGTTGCATTTTTTTTACCTTGGCGAATGTATTCTCAATGAAAGAACCCctgttctgtttttctttttccttgtttTTTCGACTGCTTCGAAATTATCTTTCTAATCTATGATGATGAACTGAGGATTGCTTGCTGAGTTATTTCAAAATGTCTGTCATAGATTATTACAAGTAATTAGTGTGTTAGCCCAAGATCCTGAAAAATCGTTTATCAGGAGGCTGTCTTTTTAACAAAAACATATGATAACATGTCCAAAGATCCTCATATGGTGCTTGGATTTTTGTTGGTTTACTTTTGGAAATCCATATTGAGAGAAGGTAGTATTTGGACTTTGCATTTTGTCTAGTTTCTAGAAGCATTCAGCTGTaataattattgaaaaataaaatcttCTTTGAATAACATTCAACTTTTGGAAACATTTGTAAGGTGAAATAGTATAGTTGGAACCTCTGAAAATTAGTTGAATTAATCGTTGTTAGAATAGTTATGTAACCCTAATTCTATATGTGAGTATGACatgttttgtatatatatatatatagggctcattgtatcatgTTTAACATATGAGAATAATATCAATCATATTTTTTCTCGTGCATTCTCacgtggtatcagagctttagtgAGAAACCTATCGTTGTGCATCATTTCAGCGACTTCCAGGAAGAAAGATCTTGTCGCCGTGCAATTTTTCGGCGACTTTCGGCGACTTAGAAGGTTGCCCgtaatcacatcaatttttgttGATGTGTGCAAAAAGCCAACACCACCACAAGACTCCTCAGGCTCCGGCGATCAAACCCCAGTAAATCCCATCGGAAAACTCACGCGCCCCCACGCGCCAGAAACTTCCCGGCGAGATCTGCCTCGCGCATGAGCACTAttccggccattttttgaaaaatttccaGTAGGACAGTCAGATCGCCTAGTAATTTCGAGTCTATCCATACCCTTTTTGTTTGATTCCGACCACTTCGAGTTTTTCCAGTGACTACACTGACTTTTTCCGGCAGCTACAGTAATTTTCCGGCAAAAACAGTGTTTTCTTCATCTGTTTCAGCGAGTTGTCAGTTGATTCTTTCTGTTATTTGGTGATAATCCAACGATTTCTTTGGGAGTCGATGCTTTCAGGTCTAAAAATTCGGGTTCTGGCAGTTCCGGTATTATGATTACCTCAAAACCTTTAATGGGaggttcaaactacttagcttgAACTTCGTCTAtcgagttgtggtgtaaaggtcaaggAGTTCAAGATCATTTAACAAAAAAGGCTAGTGACGGTGATGAAAAGGCCAAAACACTTTGGGAGAAGGTCGATGCTCAGTTATGTAGTATCCTGTGGCGATCTATTGATTCCAAGCTGATGTCCTTGTTCTGTccattccagacatgttatttAGTTTGGGAAAAGGCTCGTAATTTATACACTAGACATATCTCGTTTTTATGATGTAATATCGCGAATGACAAGCTTGAAGAAACAGGAATTGgatatgtctacttacttgggACAAGTACAGGCAGTCATGGAAGAATTTGAGACGTTGATGCCAGTTTCTACTAGTATTGAAAAGCAACAAGAGCAACGACAGAAgatgtttctagttcttacactcGCAGGACTCCCTAATGACCTTGATTCAGCACGCGACCAGATTTTGGCTAATCCGACTGTCCCCacagttgatgaattattctctcgatTACTTCGCCTTGCTGCAGCACCAAGTCACCCAGTGAGCTCATCACATACACTTGACTCATCTGTCCTCGTATCCCAGTCAGTGGACAATCGGGCATCTCAAACTATGGAGAATAGACGAGGAGGAGGTCATTTTGGAAGATCTAAACCCAAGTGCTCTTATTGTCATAAGCTTGGACACACTCGTGACGTGTGCTATTCTTTACATGGCCGCCCACCCAAAAATGCTTATGTTGCTCAGACCGAGACTACATGTAACAAGGGATTTTCTTTATCTGAAGGGGAGTATAATGAGTTCCTTCAATATCGAGCAAGTAAGCAGacatctccacaagtagcctcTGTTGCTCAGACTGATACTTCTGTTGCTGGTAATTCTTTTACTTGTGTTTCCcagtctagtactcttggacAATGGGTTCTGGACTCAGCCGCTTCTGATCATATCTCTGATAATAAATCACTTTTGTCAAATATTGCGTATTTTACTTTAGCCAATGTGTCTCAAACTAAAGCAAAAGGTGTTGGACAAGCGAATCCCCTAGCCTCTGTCATGCTAGATTCCGTTCTTTATGTCCCTGGCTGTCCTTTTAATCTTGCATCTGTTAGTCGTTTGACTCGTGCCCTCcattgtggtatatattttattgatgattcttttattatgcaggACCGCAGTACGGGACAGACGATTGGAACATGACTTGAATTAGAAGGCCTTTACTACCTTAACTCACTCAATTCCTCCAAGGCATGTCTAGTTACAGATCCTCCAGACCTAATTCACAGACGTTTAGGACATCCAAGTTTATCCAAGCTTCAGAAGATGGTGCCTAGTTTGTCTAGTTTATCTACATTAGAATGTGAGTCATGTCAGTTCGGGAAACATACCCGAGCCTCCTTTCCTCTTAGTATTGAGAGTCATGCAGAGTCTGTTTTTTCTTTAGTTCATTCTGATATATGAGGTCCTAGTAGAGTCAATTCAACCTTGGGATTTCGTGATGTTGTTAGTTTCATTGATGATCATTCAAGATGTACTTGGAttttcttaatgaaagatcgttctgagttgttttctatattccaaaatttttgtgctgaaattaaaaattaatttggtGTTTCCATTCGCACTTTTTgcagtgataatgccttagaatattTATTCTCTcaatttcagcagtttatgacTTCTCAAGGAATTATTCATCAGACCTCTTGTCCTTatagcaaaatggggttgcagaGAGAAAGAATAGGCACATCATTGAGACTGCTCGCACACTTCTCATTGAATCTCATGTTCCGTTGCATTTTTGGGGCGATGCAGTTCTCACAGCTTGTTATTTGGTTAATCGGATGCCTTCATCTCCCATCCAGAATCAGACTCCGTATGCAGTATTGTTTCCCCGGTCACCCTTATACTTTGTTCTCCCTTGTGTTTTTGGGAGCACTTGTTTCGTTCATAACTTAGCCCCTGGGAAAGATAAGTTAGCACCtcgtgctctcaagtgtgtcttccttggttattctcgtgTTCAGAAGGGATATCGTTGTTACTCACTTGATCTTCGTAAGTAGTTTATGTCCTCCGACGTCACATTTTTTGAGTCTAAACCTTTCTTTACCTCTTCTGACCATTCTTGCCACCTTGATATATCCGAGGTCTTACCTATACCGTTCTTTAAGGAGTCTACTATAGCTCCCCCTTCACTTTCCGCCACAGAAATCTTACCCATTCCAACCGTTGAGGAGTATAGTGTGGCTCCTCCTACACTTCTTGCCATAGGAACACCACTCTTGACATATCATCGTCATCTGCACCCAGCATCAGGCCCAGCTGATTCACGTCCTGCACCTGACCCTGCTCCTACT contains:
- the LOC104210692 gene encoding large ribosomal subunit protein eL14z gives rise to the protein MPFKRFVEIGRVALVNYGKDYGKLVVIVDVIDQNRALVDAPDMVRSQINFKRLSLTDIKIDIKRIPKKKTLVAAMEAADVKNKWESSSWGRKLIVQKRRASLNDFDRFKLMLAKIKRAGVVRQELAKLKKETVA